The Lactobacillus sp. CBA3605 genome contains a region encoding:
- the purR gene encoding pur operon repressor, producing MKVRRSERLIDMTRYLLERPHTLVSLTYFAARYESAKSSISEDLTILKRTFQMRGTGILETIPGAAGGARFIPYILKEEAQTFIDKMTDLVADKDRVLPGGYIYLSDILGQPEILRQVGRVIATQYLNQKIDAVMTVATKGIPIAQSVATYLNVPFVIVRNDSKITEGSTVSVNYVSGSSERIKKMELSKRSLTEGANVLIVDDFMKGGGTINGMKTLIEEFDANLIGITVFAEAAFTGNRLIDDYTSLLQVTNVNDNEKAIKVIPGNYLEKVFGAEV from the coding sequence ATGAAAGTACGTAGAAGCGAACGTTTAATTGATATGACGCGCTATTTGTTGGAACGACCCCATACATTGGTCTCGTTAACTTATTTTGCGGCGCGTTACGAATCGGCGAAATCTTCCATTAGTGAAGACTTAACGATTTTGAAACGCACCTTCCAGATGCGCGGTACCGGGATTCTAGAAACGATTCCAGGCGCTGCGGGAGGCGCTCGCTTTATTCCTTATATCTTAAAAGAAGAAGCCCAAACATTTATTGATAAAATGACGGACTTAGTTGCTGACAAGGATCGGGTTTTACCCGGCGGCTATATTTACTTATCCGATATTTTGGGGCAACCAGAAATTTTGCGGCAAGTGGGTCGAGTGATTGCAACGCAATACTTGAATCAAAAAATTGACGCAGTGATGACGGTAGCTACCAAGGGAATTCCAATTGCCCAGAGTGTGGCAACGTATTTGAACGTGCCATTTGTGATTGTCCGTAACGATTCTAAAATTACCGAAGGTTCTACGGTTAGCGTGAACTATGTTTCCGGTTCTTCTGAACGCATTAAAAAAATGGAATTATCGAAGCGTAGTCTAACCGAAGGCGCCAATGTTTTAATTGTGGATGACTTTATGAAAGGTGGCGGCACGATTAACGGGATGAAGACGTTAATTGAAGAATTTGATGCTAATTTGATTGGCATTACCGTCTTTGCCGAAGCGGCCTTTACGGGTAATCGGTTGATTGATGACTATACGTCATTGTTACAGGTCACTAATGTTAATGATAATGAAAAAGCAATCAAAGTCATTCCTGGTAACTATTTAGAGAAGGTTTTTGGAGCGGAGGTCTAA
- the rnmV gene encoding ribonuclease M5, with protein sequence MKKIKEVIVVEGKDDTKRLALAVNADTIETNGSAVSAATVAQIKRLQASRGVIVFTDPDFSGERIRRIVSAAVPGVQHAFLPRKAGVPTKAGGSLGVEHASPAAIRTALANLYTENLSEPTTLITKTDLIQAGLLAGPAARQRREQLGELLKIGYVNGKQLPKRLQLFQVQPADFWQAVAQLHTEETK encoded by the coding sequence TTGAAAAAGATTAAAGAAGTTATTGTCGTCGAAGGTAAGGACGATACGAAACGGTTAGCGTTAGCGGTGAATGCCGATACGATTGAAACGAATGGCTCGGCAGTTTCAGCGGCGACCGTGGCACAAATCAAACGATTACAAGCTAGCCGTGGCGTGATTGTTTTTACAGATCCAGATTTCTCAGGTGAACGGATTCGGCGGATTGTTTCGGCGGCCGTTCCTGGGGTCCAGCATGCCTTTTTACCGCGCAAAGCGGGAGTGCCCACCAAAGCGGGTGGGAGCTTAGGTGTGGAACACGCTAGTCCAGCAGCAATTCGGACGGCCTTAGCCAATCTGTACACTGAAAATTTGAGTGAACCGACGACCCTGATTACTAAAACTGATTTGATTCAGGCTGGTTTATTAGCTGGCCCCGCTGCTCGTCAGCGCCGAGAACAGCTCGGTGAATTACTAAAAATCGGCTACGTGAATGGCAAGCAATTGCCTAAGCGGTTGCAATTGTTTCAAGTGCAACCAGCTGATTTTTGGCAGGCCGTCGCACAATTACACACAGAGGAGACAAAATGA
- a CDS encoding MFS transporter: MFNIILLTYAKSFTQPKLLVSVVSVATVLPSVFGVLVGRAADQTKRKPRLMIQTKLVQAALYLVLAQVINQHVVWVFYVVVAINMSSDTIGNYGSSLFTLVLQGRIVTSNRQQALGLNQSVSTLVQPVGQACGVAVMAATHNYALAGDLNAIAFLLSAVCLQLGHATLKMPATSQLSVPRSQQHVWPALQPVLRDVMQLSAVSGLGLVMGCNLLANGLTATLNLFFINRADQLPVSYSVAILLVNFGFVGGTVVGGLTKQTWVDRLSIRQLIISIAGCLASEFLVLLVYPHLWAILLATFSLACLTGKLDPKFFALIMVKADPQQLGAIFGLISTVVMLATPIGSLGFVLSYNIGGATATFAVGLILALVTLGWLQLAKL, encoded by the coding sequence TTGTTTAATATTATTTTGTTAACCTATGCCAAGAGTTTTACGCAGCCCAAATTATTGGTTTCAGTCGTGTCAGTGGCAACCGTTTTACCAAGTGTTTTTGGTGTTCTGGTTGGTCGAGCGGCGGATCAGACTAAGCGGAAGCCACGGTTGATGATTCAGACCAAATTAGTGCAAGCGGCCTTGTATTTAGTGTTAGCCCAAGTGATTAATCAGCATGTCGTTTGGGTTTTTTACGTGGTCGTTGCCATTAATATGAGTTCTGATACGATTGGTAATTACGGTAGTAGTTTGTTTACCCTAGTGTTGCAGGGCCGCATCGTTACTAGCAATCGACAACAGGCGTTGGGTCTGAATCAGAGTGTCAGTACATTGGTTCAGCCAGTTGGGCAAGCGTGCGGGGTTGCCGTAATGGCGGCAACACATAACTATGCACTCGCAGGCGACTTGAATGCCATTGCCTTTTTACTGTCGGCGGTCTGCTTGCAACTTGGTCACGCAACGCTAAAAATGCCAGCGACTAGCCAATTATCAGTACCACGCTCCCAGCAGCATGTGTGGCCGGCTTTGCAACCAGTATTACGTGACGTGATGCAACTATCGGCGGTTAGTGGATTAGGGCTTGTGATGGGGTGCAATCTGTTGGCCAACGGCTTAACCGCAACGTTGAATTTATTCTTTATTAATCGAGCTGATCAGTTACCAGTCAGCTATAGTGTTGCTATTCTATTAGTGAATTTTGGCTTTGTTGGTGGAACGGTAGTTGGTGGTCTGACAAAACAAACTTGGGTAGATCGACTCAGTATACGGCAGCTCATCATCAGCATTGCTGGCTGTTTGGCGAGTGAGTTTCTCGTGCTACTGGTATATCCACATTTGTGGGCGATTTTGCTAGCCACCTTTAGCTTGGCCTGTTTGACTGGTAAATTGGATCCTAAGTTTTTTGCTTTAATTATGGTCAAAGCCGATCCGCAGCAACTAGGCGCAATTTTTGGTTTGATTAGTACGGTCGTCATGTTGGCAACGCCAATCGGCAGCTTGGGATTTGTTTTAAGCTATAATATCGGGGGCGCAACGGCGACTTTTGCGGTCGGGCTGATTCTAGCATTAGTAACACTGGGGTGGCTTCAGTTGGCAAAATTGTGA
- the rsmA gene encoding 16S rRNA (adenine(1518)-N(6)/adenine(1519)-N(6))-dimethyltransferase RsmA, with protein sequence MSKEIDIANPARTQAIINSYGLRVKKSLGQNFLTDQNVLHNIVAIADISPEDNVIEIGPGIGSLTEYLARAAHQVLAFEIDDRLLPILDETLADYDNIDVVNQDILKTDLPAMIQAHLDPTRPLKLVANLPYYITTPILMNLLAGDVKFENIVVMMQKEVADRLSAEPGTKAYGSLTIAVQYRMAAELALVVPRTVFVPAPNVDSAIVKLTALPTRTHVPFDEAAFFKVVKAGFAHRRKNLWNNLQSLFGKQPETRTLIQAALDQAEIDPKIRAERLTVDTFITLTDALHAVGLIGL encoded by the coding sequence ATGAGTAAAGAAATTGATATTGCAAATCCCGCCCGTACGCAAGCCATCATTAATTCATATGGTTTACGTGTTAAGAAAAGTTTGGGTCAAAACTTTCTAACTGACCAAAATGTGTTGCATAATATTGTCGCCATTGCTGACATTAGTCCTGAAGATAATGTCATTGAAATCGGCCCCGGAATTGGGTCTTTGACTGAATATTTAGCCCGTGCGGCGCATCAAGTACTAGCCTTTGAAATTGATGATCGCTTATTGCCAATTTTAGATGAAACGTTAGCTGATTATGACAATATTGATGTGGTTAACCAAGATATTTTGAAAACTGATTTACCGGCAATGATTCAGGCGCACTTAGACCCCACGCGGCCTTTAAAATTGGTGGCTAATCTACCTTACTATATTACGACGCCAATTTTAATGAATTTATTGGCGGGCGATGTTAAGTTTGAGAACATTGTGGTCATGATGCAAAAAGAAGTTGCCGATCGGTTGTCAGCGGAACCAGGGACTAAGGCGTACGGTTCTTTGACGATTGCAGTCCAATATCGGATGGCTGCAGAACTTGCACTAGTGGTGCCCCGCACCGTTTTTGTGCCAGCTCCCAATGTGGATTCAGCGATTGTGAAGTTAACGGCGTTACCAACGCGGACCCACGTGCCATTTGATGAAGCGGCGTTCTTTAAGGTCGTTAAGGCCGGTTTTGCCCATCGGCGCAAGAATTTATGGAATAATTTACAGAGCTTATTTGGGAAACAACCAGAAACACGAACGTTAATCCAAGCTGCTTTGGATCAGGCTGAAATTGATCCAAAAATTCGGGCGGAACGTCTGACGGTCGATACGTTTATTACCTTGACGGATGCCTTACATGCGGTTGGCCTAATTGGCCTATAA
- the glmU gene encoding bifunctional UDP-N-acetylglucosamine diphosphorylase/glucosamine-1-phosphate N-acetyltransferase GlmU, protein MTTKNAIIMAAGKGTRMKSKLVKVLHQVCGKAMVDHVLTQVEATSMNKIVTIVGHGAKDVESALGDRTYYAEQTSQLGTGHAVLQAEDLLRDADGMTLIVSGDTPLFRAETFQELFEYHQAKKAAGTVLTSEAPDPQGYGRVVRNHLGIVEKIVEQKDATKAEQAIHEINTGVYCFDNQKLFAALHQVTNDNAQGEYYLTDVIQIMKAQGDIVAAYRMSDFDESMGVNTRAALAQATKVMQERINTAHMANGVSIIDPAATYIDAGVKIGADTVVEPGVLIKGQTTIGSDCFIGAHSEIHDMTIEDRVTVTSSFLEDSIMHADSNIGPYSHLRPQAEIGEHVHLGNFVEVKKAQIGARTKVGHLTYVGDATLGQDINVGCGVVFINYDGVNKHHTNVGDAAFIGSNSNVIAPVEVADHSFIAAGSTITDDVNFHDMAIARARQTNKPDYWKKLPHEPENN, encoded by the coding sequence ATGACAACCAAAAATGCTATCATCATGGCCGCTGGTAAAGGGACCCGGATGAAATCCAAGTTAGTCAAAGTGCTCCACCAAGTTTGTGGTAAGGCGATGGTTGACCACGTGTTGACCCAAGTTGAAGCCACTTCGATGAATAAGATTGTGACCATTGTGGGTCATGGTGCTAAGGACGTGGAGTCGGCTTTAGGTGACCGGACCTATTATGCGGAGCAAACGTCCCAATTAGGGACCGGTCATGCTGTCTTACAAGCTGAAGATTTATTACGCGATGCTGACGGGATGACTTTGATTGTGAGTGGGGATACCCCGTTATTCCGCGCTGAAACTTTCCAAGAGTTGTTTGAATACCACCAGGCAAAGAAGGCCGCTGGGACCGTGTTGACTTCAGAAGCCCCTGATCCACAAGGGTATGGACGCGTTGTTCGGAATCATTTAGGCATTGTTGAAAAAATTGTTGAACAAAAAGATGCGACTAAAGCTGAGCAAGCGATTCATGAAATCAATACCGGCGTTTACTGTTTTGATAATCAGAAATTATTTGCGGCGTTACATCAAGTGACCAATGATAATGCGCAAGGTGAATATTATTTAACTGATGTGATTCAGATTATGAAGGCGCAAGGCGATATTGTTGCCGCTTACCGGATGAGTGATTTTGATGAATCCATGGGTGTTAATACGCGAGCAGCATTAGCCCAAGCCACGAAGGTTATGCAAGAACGAATTAATACAGCGCATATGGCTAATGGGGTGTCAATCATTGATCCCGCAGCGACGTATATTGATGCTGGTGTTAAGATTGGAGCCGATACGGTTGTGGAACCTGGGGTCTTAATTAAAGGTCAGACGACGATTGGTTCAGATTGTTTTATTGGCGCACATTCAGAAATTCATGATATGACGATTGAAGACCGGGTGACCGTTACGTCGTCATTCTTAGAAGATTCCATCATGCATGCGGATAGCAATATTGGGCCTTATAGTCATTTACGACCACAAGCTGAGATTGGGGAACATGTCCACTTAGGTAACTTTGTGGAAGTGAAGAAAGCCCAAATCGGCGCGCGGACAAAGGTAGGTCACTTAACTTATGTTGGTGATGCGACTTTAGGTCAGGATATTAACGTTGGCTGTGGTGTGGTCTTTATCAATTATGATGGCGTTAATAAACATCATACTAACGTTGGTGATGCAGCTTTCATCGGTAGCAATTCCAATGTTATTGCACCAGTTGAAGTTGCCGATCATTCCTTTATCGCGGCTGGTTCGACGATTACGGACGATGTTAATTTCCACGACATGGCGATTGCACGTGCCCGTCAAACCAATAAACCAGACTATTGGAAAAAATTACCACATGAACCAGAAAATAATTAG
- a CDS encoding TatD family hydrolase has product MRIFDSHTHLNSEEFINEVPKYLAQAKALDVVRMAIVGSNTQLNAAAIKLATTYPELVAIVGWHPEDAKDYTKAAETQLIDQLQLPEVVAVGEIGLDYHWDTSPQAVQRTVFARQVAIAKDLHLPISVHNRDAFEDTYQILKAADVRDIGGVMHSFNGDPEWLKKFLDLGMHISYSGVASFKHADDVHASVQQTPSDRLLVETDAPYLTPEPYRGKQNEPGYTHYVVNAVAKLRATTPTEIAAQTYQNAEELFKIEKD; this is encoded by the coding sequence ATGCGGATTTTTGATTCCCATACCCATTTAAACAGTGAAGAATTTATTAACGAAGTTCCCAAGTATTTAGCCCAAGCGAAAGCGTTAGACGTGGTCCGGATGGCAATTGTGGGGTCAAATACGCAATTGAACGCTGCTGCCATTAAGTTAGCGACCACGTATCCTGAATTAGTAGCCATTGTTGGTTGGCATCCTGAAGATGCTAAAGATTATACTAAAGCAGCGGAGACCCAATTAATTGACCAACTGCAATTGCCAGAAGTTGTGGCGGTTGGCGAGATTGGACTGGATTATCATTGGGATACGTCACCGCAAGCCGTGCAACGAACGGTTTTTGCCCGGCAAGTGGCGATTGCTAAAGACTTACATTTACCAATTTCGGTGCATAATCGTGACGCCTTTGAAGATACTTATCAGATTTTAAAGGCGGCTGATGTCCGCGATATTGGTGGGGTCATGCATAGCTTTAACGGTGACCCGGAATGGCTCAAAAAGTTTTTGGATTTGGGTATGCACATCTCATATAGTGGTGTGGCGTCATTCAAGCATGCTGATGACGTGCATGCGTCGGTCCAACAAACACCGAGTGATCGGTTGTTGGTTGAGACTGATGCGCCGTATCTAACGCCCGAACCTTATCGGGGCAAGCAAAATGAACCCGGTTATACGCATTACGTGGTGAATGCCGTGGCGAAATTACGAGCAACGACGCCCACCGAAATTGCCGCCCAAACTTATCAAAATGCAGAGGAATTATTTAAGATTGAAAAAGATTAA
- the ispE gene encoding 4-(cytidine 5'-diphospho)-2-C-methyl-D-erythritol kinase, with the protein MQIVEKAPAKINLGLDTLFEHQNGAKEWNMVMTSVDLADYVQIETLTANRIEVATDSGFLPNDRRNLAFQAVSLLKRQYHIRSGVRIKIKKAIPVAAGLGGGSSDAAAVLRGLNRLWELNLDLATLARLGLQIDSDVPYCVYSQTAHVTGKGELVRPLPKLPPLWIVLAKPKISVSTPNILRQIDYRQLTTHPEIPGLIAGVQTGNLEQIFQHMGNVLEPITANRYPEIMQIKQQLLTFGADAAQMSGTGPTVFGVCRKRSRAQRVYNSLKGFCREVYLVRPVNLTDR; encoded by the coding sequence GTGCAGATCGTGGAAAAAGCGCCGGCAAAAATCAACTTGGGCTTAGATACGTTGTTTGAACATCAAAACGGTGCCAAGGAATGGAATATGGTGATGACGTCGGTTGATTTGGCCGATTACGTGCAGATTGAGACCCTGACTGCCAATCGGATTGAAGTGGCGACCGATAGTGGCTTTTTGCCGAACGATCGGCGAAATCTCGCTTTTCAAGCGGTAAGTTTATTAAAACGCCAATATCATATTCGGAGTGGTGTGCGGATTAAAATAAAAAAAGCGATTCCAGTTGCGGCCGGATTAGGTGGCGGTTCCTCGGATGCTGCTGCCGTTTTACGGGGGTTGAATCGGTTGTGGGAACTTAATTTAGATTTAGCCACCCTGGCCCGCTTAGGATTACAGATTGATTCGGACGTTCCCTATTGTGTTTATAGTCAGACCGCTCATGTGACTGGCAAAGGAGAATTAGTGCGACCACTACCCAAGTTGCCACCATTGTGGATTGTACTCGCCAAGCCTAAAATCAGCGTCTCTACGCCGAACATCTTACGGCAGATTGATTATCGGCAATTAACCACGCACCCGGAAATCCCGGGATTAATTGCTGGTGTCCAAACGGGCAATTTAGAACAGATTTTTCAACATATGGGTAACGTGTTAGAGCCCATCACGGCTAATCGTTATCCAGAAATCATGCAAATTAAACAACAATTATTAACTTTTGGGGCGGATGCAGCGCAGATGAGTGGCACGGGACCAACGGTGTTTGGCGTCTGTCGCAAGCGTTCGCGCGCCCAGCGCGTCTATAACTCGCTCAAGGGTTTTTGTCGGGAAGTTTATCTGGTTCGCCCGGTGAATCTAACAGATCGTTAA
- a CDS encoding metal ABC transporter permease — protein sequence MFSLAFMRNAYFAGTFIAIICGTIGVFVIARNLSFLTHTLSEIGFAGAAFGIFMGWTALTGMLIFTVISSVIVGQMSVKQSRREASISAISALFIGLGILFLSLSNQTSSYATSILFGSVIGIAQADVIRVAVLSGLVILVMLGLYRPLKFDSFDAIGAKVSGLWTTAISVVFLVLVAMSVSVAAQIVGSLLIFILLTLPAAAARYFVHTVSKMIGLSIVFALIGVWLGLYLSYVTNLPVSFFIASIECLFYFSALGYQRLRVGS from the coding sequence ATGTTTAGTTTAGCTTTTATGCGGAACGCCTATTTTGCTGGGACGTTTATTGCAATTATTTGTGGCACTATCGGCGTCTTTGTGATTGCCCGTAATTTGTCATTTTTGACGCATACCTTATCTGAAATTGGATTCGCCGGTGCCGCTTTTGGGATTTTTATGGGCTGGACGGCGTTGACTGGGATGCTGATTTTTACGGTCATTAGTTCGGTGATTGTCGGTCAGATGAGTGTAAAGCAGTCACGACGTGAAGCCTCGATTTCGGCTATTTCGGCATTGTTTATTGGACTAGGAATTTTGTTTTTATCGCTGTCAAATCAAACGTCGAGTTACGCCACCAGTATTTTATTTGGTAGTGTAATTGGGATTGCCCAAGCGGATGTCATCCGGGTAGCCGTATTGTCAGGATTGGTTATTCTAGTGATGTTGGGGTTATATCGTCCCTTAAAATTCGATTCTTTCGATGCGATTGGCGCTAAAGTCAGTGGCCTGTGGACGACGGCAATTTCAGTGGTTTTCCTCGTTTTAGTAGCCATGAGTGTTAGTGTGGCCGCCCAGATTGTTGGGTCCTTGTTAATTTTCATTCTGTTAACATTACCGGCAGCTGCGGCACGTTACTTTGTGCATACTGTCAGCAAAATGATTGGGTTATCAATTGTTTTTGCACTGATTGGGGTCTGGCTGGGCCTGTATCTGAGTTACGTGACGAATCTACCGGTCAGTTTCTTTATTGCTTCAATCGAGTGTCTTTTTTATTTTTCGGCTTTAGGTTACCAACGATTACGGGTTGGCAGTTAA
- a CDS encoding metal ABC transporter ATP-binding protein gives MTEPLIAVQHLEISFPNNQVFKDLDFKIQRGDFLTVIGENGVGKTTLIRALLGMLKPSAGQIKYYPNKAAIKVGYVPQFRNLDQEYPLTIEDFVGLNVRGWLPWLSKAEHQQVQTAMAVTNVKKIKQRQLGMASGGEKQRAYLAQAIVEQPQLLILDESTASLDNEMKYELLDLVQNLNQTSDITVVFVTHDFPLAKQYAKHYLALKPGYQQFGSIDEMSVAQLKEVTNV, from the coding sequence ATGACGGAACCCTTAATAGCCGTCCAACATTTGGAAATTAGTTTTCCAAATAACCAGGTTTTTAAAGATTTAGATTTTAAGATTCAACGCGGTGATTTTTTGACTGTTATTGGTGAAAATGGCGTTGGTAAAACGACTTTAATTCGAGCCTTGTTAGGCATGTTGAAGCCTAGCGCGGGTCAGATTAAGTATTATCCCAATAAAGCCGCAATTAAAGTAGGTTATGTACCTCAATTTCGTAATTTGGATCAAGAATATCCGTTAACTATTGAAGATTTTGTGGGCTTGAATGTGCGGGGCTGGTTACCTTGGTTATCAAAGGCGGAACACCAACAAGTGCAGACTGCAATGGCGGTGACTAACGTCAAAAAAATCAAGCAACGCCAACTCGGGATGGCATCCGGTGGTGAAAAACAGAGGGCTTACTTAGCGCAAGCTATTGTTGAACAACCACAACTGCTGATTCTCGATGAGTCGACTGCGAGTTTAGATAACGAAATGAAATATGAATTATTAGATTTGGTTCAAAACTTGAATCAAACAAGTGATATTACCGTGGTATTTGTGACCCATGATTTTCCGTTAGCAAAGCAATATGCCAAGCATTATTTGGCGCTGAAGCCAGGGTATCAACAGTTTGGCTCGATTGACGAGATGTCGGTGGCCCAACTAAAGGAGGTCACAAATGTTTAG
- a CDS encoding Veg family protein, translating into MPISLAAIKDKLDARIGQHMKVVAQAGRKKTTERHGILKETYRSVFVVDLDQQENSFERVSYSYTDVLTKNVQIAFEDETTEA; encoded by the coding sequence ATGCCAATTTCACTAGCTGCAATTAAAGATAAGCTTGACGCTCGCATTGGGCAACACATGAAAGTCGTTGCCCAAGCGGGCCGTAAAAAGACCACTGAACGTCATGGTATCTTGAAAGAAACGTACCGTTCTGTATTTGTCGTTGATTTAGACCAACAGGAAAACTCTTTTGAACGGGTCTCATACAGTTACACGGATGTGTTAACGAAAAACGTTCAAATCGCCTTTGAAGATGAAACAACTGAAGCTTAA
- a CDS encoding helix-turn-helix domain-containing protein: MKTLGLTVKQIRLDKGFSQKEIYTGIVSRSFATRFEHGQHDIAATKLFAILDNLGVSVDEYRFIAQHYQSSPLDRALLITTQAYRDQNFTFLTDWVRDHQHSPKTYERLIASYTSIRLIAFDHRQMPLTAAVQPAYQHLRQTKTWTVQELKLVSLLPALVASDAGIAALADFTLKMEQNCSR, translated from the coding sequence ATGAAAACTCTCGGTCTAACAGTCAAACAAATTCGTTTAGATAAGGGCTTTTCTCAAAAAGAAATCTATACTGGCATCGTCTCGCGATCCTTTGCAACCCGCTTCGAGCATGGACAGCATGATATCGCAGCGACGAAACTCTTCGCCATCCTAGATAATCTAGGTGTCTCAGTTGACGAATACCGGTTTATTGCGCAACACTATCAGTCTTCACCACTTGACCGAGCCTTGCTAATCACTACTCAGGCCTATCGTGACCAAAACTTTACTTTTCTAACTGATTGGGTGCGTGACCATCAGCATAGTCCCAAAACTTACGAACGACTGATTGCTAGCTATACAAGTATCCGTTTGATTGCCTTTGATCATCGACAGATGCCCCTCACCGCCGCTGTCCAACCGGCCTATCAACACTTACGTCAAACAAAGACTTGGACGGTACAAGAATTAAAATTAGTCAGCTTGCTCCCCGCCTTAGTCGCAAGTGACGCCGGCATTGCAGCGCTAGCTGACTTTACCCTTAAAATGGAACAAAATTGCTCCCGGTAA
- a CDS encoding alpha/beta hydrolase — MKQTTKLGLTLAGVVGATTYAGALLGGAVAYQVAMHVSDEQKKRGQQLSRSENTEIENFWYDKHPQQQWQLQSFDGLNLVATYLPNPQANGRLVILAHGLNHSREQMIPYARIFMSLGYAVLMPDARAFGDSDGHTIGYGWLDRLDYDRWITMALTQLGTDIEIVLMGISMGAATVMATSGDPLPENVKAIVEDSGYADLYDEAKFRLTHQFHLPAYPIMPLANQIARRSAGYAFNDGHILQQVQTGALPILIIHGMHDTTVPVRNAHQLYNRVAQQKGLYIDADAGHVQAVRTHPDRYQAVVSEFLTEQVGLTS, encoded by the coding sequence ATGAAGCAAACAACTAAATTAGGGTTAACTTTAGCGGGAGTGGTTGGTGCAACGACCTATGCCGGTGCATTGCTTGGTGGTGCTGTTGCCTATCAGGTCGCCATGCACGTGAGTGACGAACAAAAAAAGCGTGGTCAACAGTTATCGCGGTCAGAAAATACTGAAATCGAAAATTTTTGGTACGATAAACACCCACAACAACAATGGCAGTTGCAAAGCTTTGATGGCTTGAACTTAGTTGCCACGTATCTACCCAATCCTCAAGCGAACGGGCGATTGGTTATTTTAGCCCATGGTCTCAACCATTCACGTGAACAGATGATTCCCTATGCTCGTATTTTTATGAGTCTGGGGTACGCCGTGCTGATGCCAGATGCGCGCGCCTTTGGTGATAGTGATGGGCATACAATTGGTTATGGCTGGTTAGATCGGTTGGATTATGATCGCTGGATTACCATGGCCTTGACGCAATTAGGCACTGACATCGAAATCGTTTTGATGGGGATTTCGATGGGGGCGGCGACGGTTATGGCGACTAGCGGCGACCCTTTGCCCGAAAATGTTAAAGCAATTGTGGAAGATAGTGGTTATGCAGATTTATATGATGAAGCCAAATTTCGATTGACGCATCAATTTCATTTGCCAGCTTACCCAATCATGCCGCTGGCTAATCAAATTGCGCGTCGCAGTGCCGGCTATGCGTTCAATGATGGGCACATTTTACAGCAGGTCCAAACGGGGGCTTTGCCGATTCTGATTATTCATGGGATGCATGATACAACGGTACCGGTCCGCAATGCGCACCAACTTTATAATCGGGTGGCGCAACAAAAAGGCCTGTACATTGATGCCGATGCGGGCCACGTCCAAGCGGTTCGGACGCATCCAGATCGGTATCAAGCCGTGGTAAGTGAATTTTTAACTGAACAAGTGGGACTAACCTCCTAA